The proteins below come from a single Alkaliphilus sp. B6464 genomic window:
- a CDS encoding 3'-5' exonuclease, which translates to MAKRKVKARPEEIAKIKTLINSNNKEYVVFDIETTGFDYRAEAKIIEIGAVKFNKVNDEYILGDKFSRLINPEQSLTSKIIELTGITDDMLKDQPTYHDVLPEFKEFIGDAVLVAHNASFDVNFVSWYMNKLGIELINDVVDTLEMARDILVDMTSHKLNLVCEKLGIEQESHHRAVDDSRVTGEIFLKLLPNYIDNQIDLFSLSSQGFNEINHSSTVAQVNPFTLTTNNPNEFVEKKENIKIEKKDDGLDKKIAISSTPSITVESISYWSRGSLERIYVNAKEGVAFFDVNTKELEADAWKIKGMDIRNEEIHDLTIRLLEIKNTEELANFRGKNYLPNDLRL; encoded by the coding sequence ATGGCTAAAAGAAAAGTAAAGGCGAGACCAGAGGAAATTGCGAAGATTAAAACTTTAATAAATAGTAATAACAAAGAATATGTTGTATTTGATATAGAAACTACAGGATTTGATTATAGAGCAGAAGCAAAAATAATAGAAATCGGTGCAGTTAAGTTTAATAAGGTTAATGACGAGTATATCTTGGGAGATAAATTTTCTCGACTTATTAATCCTGAACAGTCATTAACTTCTAAAATAATAGAACTTACTGGAATCACAGATGATATGCTAAAGGATCAGCCAACCTACCACGATGTATTGCCAGAGTTCAAAGAATTTATAGGTGATGCAGTATTGGTGGCACATAATGCTTCATTTGATGTGAATTTTGTAAGTTGGTATATGAATAAGTTAGGAATAGAACTTATAAATGATGTAGTGGATACTCTTGAAATGGCAAGAGATATATTAGTTGATATGACTTCTCACAAACTAAATTTGGTCTGTGAAAAGTTAGGAATCGAGCAAGAAAGTCACCATAGAGCCGTTGATGATTCTAGAGTTACTGGTGAGATATTTTTAAAATTGCTGCCTAACTACATCGATAATCAGATTGATTTATTTAGTCTATCCAGTCAGGGATTTAATGAGATCAATCATTCATCCACTGTAGCACAAGTAAATCCGTTTACTTTAACTACTAATAATCCTAACGAATTCGTTGAGAAAAAAGAAAATATTAAAATTGAAAAAAAAGATGACGGACTTGATAAAAAAATTGCGATTTCAAGCACCCCAAGCATTACCGTTGAAAGTATCTCTTATTGGTCAAGAGGTTCACTTGAAAGAATTTATGTAAATGCTAAAGAAGGTGTGGCTTTCTTTGACGTTAACACAAAGGAATTAGAAGCAGATGCTTGGAAAATTAAAGGTATGGATATCAGAAATGAAGAAATACACGACTTAACTATTCGTCTATTAGAAATCAAAAATACCGAAGAACTTGCCAATTTTAGAGGCAAAAACTATTTGCCTAATGATTTAAGACTATAA
- the yyaC gene encoding spore protease YyaC, producing MKEDMYYIDSEIRSAAFELGNKLFDLIKNIDKEFNNIAFVCIGTDRSTGDCYGPLVGHFLSKIKLYEFDLYGTLEEPVHAININKVLDEIDMSNTLIIGIDASLGRLDNIKNIRVGCGGIRPGSGVGKELPMIGDIHLAGIVNISGFMPIDVLQNTRLNTVYRMAEVTASAIQFALYEKEIYRKSTMHI from the coding sequence ATGAAAGAAGACATGTATTATATTGATTCTGAAATTAGAAGTGCTGCCTTTGAACTTGGGAATAAATTATTCGATTTAATTAAAAACATTGACAAAGAGTTTAATAATATTGCCTTTGTTTGCATAGGAACTGATAGGTCTACTGGTGACTGCTATGGACCATTGGTAGGACACTTTCTTTCCAAAATTAAACTATATGAATTTGATTTATATGGAACTTTAGAGGAACCTGTTCACGCCATTAATATAAATAAAGTGTTGGATGAAATTGATATGAGTAATACTTTGATTATTGGAATAGACGCATCTCTTGGAAGATTAGATAATATTAAAAATATTAGGGTAGGTTGCGGTGGTATCAGACCCGGGAGTGGAGTTGGGAAAGAACTACCTATGATTGGCGATATTCACCTTGCAGGAATTGTAAACATATCAGGATTCATGCCTATAGATGTGCTTCAAAATACTAGACTTAATACTGTGTATAGGATGGCTGAAGTAACTGCCTCCGCTATACAATTTGCGTTATATGAAAAAGAAATATATAGAAAATCGACAATGCATATTTAA
- a CDS encoding SAM-dependent methyltransferase, translating into MINLDNIYGNKNITKGEILEGLDVLEARFGERKVREIITKLGEELVLKNLTERLGKDLTSFMAFPDRGEGGSSSWGGNLSPKVVEALVRYCLDWKQYYRQPTNHFKVIDPMGGSGTTKYVCDSMGIKCSTYDLNPNYKHGKAGWNALKDDLNESADLIIYHPPYHDMLLYSGNIWGKGTQTHSDDLSRCNSYEEFIEKLDFTIRKFHMGLRKDGRLAVLVGDYRKDDKFYSIQSDMMKMGKLEAFIVKGQYNCNSDNRSYKKPFIPIVTEYLVVMKKDSPFLIQINYTKNTLIDFKKRDDITLTWQKLVRDTFEELGGKATLKDIYDALRDHPKAKKNSNYEARIRATIYENKDDFEYVDKVDKTAKYKLTYIAA; encoded by the coding sequence ATGATAAATTTAGATAACATATATGGAAATAAAAATATAACTAAAGGTGAAATATTAGAAGGATTAGACGTATTAGAGGCCAGATTTGGAGAGCGAAAAGTTAGAGAAATTATTACTAAACTAGGTGAAGAACTGGTTCTAAAAAATTTAACAGAAAGACTAGGAAAGGATCTTACTTCTTTTATGGCATTCCCAGACAGAGGGGAAGGGGGTAGCAGTTCATGGGGTGGCAATTTATCTCCTAAAGTTGTTGAGGCCTTAGTTAGATACTGTCTTGACTGGAAACAATACTATCGTCAGCCAACCAATCACTTTAAAGTAATAGATCCTATGGGTGGCTCTGGAACTACAAAGTATGTGTGCGATAGTATGGGTATCAAATGTTCTACATATGATTTAAATCCAAATTACAAACATGGAAAAGCAGGTTGGAACGCTTTAAAAGATGACTTAAATGAGTCAGCAGATTTGATCATATACCATCCGCCATATCATGATATGCTTTTGTATTCAGGAAATATATGGGGTAAAGGAACCCAAACACATTCTGATGATTTATCAAGATGCAACTCCTATGAAGAATTTATTGAAAAATTAGATTTTACAATTAGGAAATTCCATATGGGATTAAGAAAGGATGGCCGACTTGCTGTTTTAGTGGGAGACTATCGAAAAGATGACAAATTTTATTCTATTCAGAGTGATATGATGAAAATGGGAAAACTAGAAGCATTTATAGTTAAAGGACAGTATAACTGCAATTCTGATAATAGATCATATAAAAAACCATTTATTCCTATTGTTACTGAATATTTAGTAGTTATGAAAAAAGATAGCCCATTTTTAATTCAAATCAATTATACTAAGAATACTCTAATAGATTTTAAGAAAAGAGATGATATTACTTTAACATGGCAAAAACTTGTTAGGGACACTTTTGAAGAATTGGGAGGTAAAGCAACACTTAAAGATATTTATGATGCACTAAGAGATCATCCAAAGGCTAAAAAGAACTCTAACTACGAGGCTAGAATTAGAGCAACTATCTATGAAAATAAAGATGATTTTGAATATGTTGATAAAGTAGATAAAACTGCTAAATATAAATTAACTTATATTGCTGCTTAA
- a CDS encoding RDD family protein: MISSAGKRITAHFLDSMILGVISFMLLFLFLIPLGIVSLLNIKELILEMTFLYSMFIAVVMIGIQIHFWSKSTSIGKKILGMIIVDKKTGNPIGLGRMLIREIIGKYISGFFLSLGFIWILFDDEKQGWHDKIVSTVVIDK; this comes from the coding sequence ATGATATCAAGTGCTGGAAAAAGAATAACTGCTCATTTTTTAGATAGTATGATATTAGGGGTTATTTCATTTATGCTTTTATTTTTATTTTTAATTCCACTAGGTATTGTTTCACTTTTAAATATAAAAGAATTAATATTAGAAATGACATTTTTGTATTCAATGTTTATTGCAGTAGTAATGATAGGAATTCAAATTCACTTTTGGTCTAAAAGTACATCTATTGGAAAAAAGATATTAGGTATGATTATTGTTGATAAGAAAACAGGTAATCCTATTGGTCTTGGAAGAATGTTAATAAGAGAAATTATAGGAAAATATATATCTGGATTCTTTCTATCTTTAGGTTTTATTTGGATACTTTTTGATGACGAAAAACAGGGGTGGCATGATAAGATTGTAAGCACTGTAGTTATTGATAAATAA